The Luteolibacter arcticus genome includes a window with the following:
- a CDS encoding class I SAM-dependent methyltransferase, producing the protein MKSLEKVVYSILGQRGTKYLRRFLLRFDSPEKAFTRIYRSGGWVNEESASGPGSTMEYTENIRRELPILLRNLGVTKMLDAPCGDYHWFKEVARDNVSYIGADIVQDLIAQNTSRYADERTRFCQMDITSDPLPEVDLWLCRDVLFHLSTDLVHRALDNFSRSKIEYLLTTTHPECQHNSDIPTGSFRELNLQLEPFGFPEPIAWIDDWIPGFPVRKLGLWKRTDLEGIINRNKSGS; encoded by the coding sequence ATGAAATCACTTGAAAAGGTCGTTTACTCGATACTGGGACAGCGAGGGACCAAGTATCTCCGTCGTTTTCTCCTGCGTTTCGATTCCCCTGAAAAAGCCTTCACGCGAATCTATCGCAGTGGGGGGTGGGTGAATGAGGAGAGCGCGTCCGGCCCCGGATCAACGATGGAGTATACGGAGAATATCCGTCGGGAGCTGCCGATTCTGCTGCGCAATCTGGGAGTGACCAAGATGCTCGACGCCCCTTGCGGAGACTATCACTGGTTCAAGGAGGTTGCGCGTGACAATGTCAGCTACATTGGCGCGGACATCGTGCAGGATCTCATCGCTCAGAATACCTCCCGTTACGCCGACGAGCGGACCCGATTCTGCCAGATGGATATTACCAGCGACCCGCTTCCAGAGGTGGACCTATGGCTCTGCCGGGATGTCTTGTTCCATTTGTCCACGGACCTGGTGCACCGTGCGCTTGATAATTTCTCCCGAAGCAAGATCGAGTACCTTCTGACCACCACGCACCCCGAATGCCAGCACAACTCGGACATCCCAACGGGCTCATTCCGCGAACTCAATCTCCAGCTTGAGCCATTCGGCTTCCCCGAGCCGATTGCATGGATCGATGATTGGATCCCCGGATTCCCGGTTCGGAAGTTGGGACTCTGGAAGCGGACAGATTTGGAGGGCATTATCAATCGTAACAAGTCTGGTAGCTGA
- a CDS encoding sugar phosphate isomerase/epimerase family protein, whose protein sequence is MTLSVSHIAWPPDTEPEAVAFLKGHGLAEIEVAPARAFGNPLDADEAAVRERSAWYREQGFKVASFQALLFGTDGLHLFGPDDSRQAMKEVLIATGRVAGWAGAGPLVFGSPKNRLRGDLSHAEAIRQAAGFFREVGDACAAVGSCLVIEANPEAYGADFCTRLEHAVELVDAVGSPGFGLHVDAGGMALSGETFEPLLRQAGRMLKHVHASQPELVSFAKPDPVHGRIAAVLVEIGYQGSVAIEMRAQPEGFAAVEQAIEVVRETYGIR, encoded by the coding sequence ATGACCCTCAGCGTATCGCACATTGCCTGGCCGCCCGACACCGAGCCAGAGGCTGTTGCTTTCCTCAAGGGGCATGGACTTGCAGAGATCGAAGTGGCACCGGCGCGGGCATTTGGCAATCCGCTCGACGCCGACGAGGCCGCGGTGCGCGAACGTTCGGCTTGGTACCGCGAACAAGGCTTCAAGGTTGCTTCCTTCCAGGCGCTGCTGTTCGGCACGGATGGCCTGCACTTGTTCGGCCCGGACGATTCACGGCAGGCCATGAAGGAGGTGCTGATCGCCACCGGCCGTGTCGCCGGATGGGCAGGAGCAGGACCACTGGTCTTCGGCTCTCCCAAGAACCGCCTGCGGGGCGACCTGAGCCACGCCGAAGCCATCCGGCAAGCGGCCGGCTTTTTCCGCGAAGTGGGCGATGCGTGTGCCGCGGTGGGATCCTGCCTCGTCATCGAGGCCAATCCGGAAGCTTACGGCGCGGATTTCTGCACCCGGCTCGAACATGCCGTGGAGCTGGTGGACGCCGTGGGTTCTCCGGGCTTCGGGCTCCATGTGGACGCCGGGGGAATGGCCCTGAGCGGCGAAACCTTCGAACCCTTGCTGCGCCAGGCAGGTCGCATGCTGAAGCACGTTCACGCCAGCCAGCCCGAGCTGGTTTCATTTGCGAAGCCCGATCCCGTGCACGGGCGGATCGCTGCGGTGCTCGTCGAGATCGGCTATCAGGGCAGTGTGGCGATCGAGATGCGTGCCCAACCGGAAGGCTTCGCGGCGGTGGAGCAAGCGATCGAAGTGGTGCGGGAAACCTACGGCATCCGGTGA
- a CDS encoding NAD(P)/FAD-dependent oxidoreductase — MNPAADHLRRIVIAGGGFFGCSIALMLRERGWHPVIVEETGDLLTRASRVNQARVHGGYHYPRSLITAYRSRHNYERFREKYREAIVDRFTKIYAVGRYFSKVTAGQFEVFMKRIGAPLKESPVSIARLFNPALTEKCWIAEECAFDFSILREKLRRELDEAGIEVRYNNRVLAAQAGRDGIVAQLSGGAELPCRMVFNATYAGLNLLTSGSRLALVPLKHELAEMALIELPDELKGLSVTMMCGPFFSFMPYPARGLTTLSHVRYTPHAQWFENTRTGASDPYQRFEALAKTSHQEFMLADASRYLPALRGATYHDSIWAVKTLLPQTETDDGRPILFQQDPLLPAVVHVMGGKIDNIFDVEDELDKLLAAGTATAA; from the coding sequence GTGAATCCTGCCGCCGACCATCTGCGCCGCATCGTGATCGCCGGAGGAGGATTCTTCGGCTGCTCGATTGCGCTGATGCTTCGCGAGCGGGGCTGGCACCCGGTGATCGTGGAGGAGACCGGCGACCTTTTGACGCGCGCCTCGCGGGTCAACCAAGCGCGCGTCCACGGCGGATATCACTACCCGCGCAGCCTGATCACCGCCTATCGGTCGCGCCACAACTACGAGCGCTTCCGGGAGAAATACCGGGAAGCGATCGTGGACCGGTTCACCAAGATCTACGCGGTCGGCCGCTATTTCTCAAAGGTCACCGCGGGGCAGTTCGAGGTCTTCATGAAGCGGATCGGCGCGCCGCTCAAGGAGTCGCCGGTGTCCATCGCCCGGCTTTTCAACCCTGCTCTCACCGAGAAATGCTGGATCGCCGAAGAATGCGCCTTCGACTTCTCGATCCTGCGCGAGAAACTCCGGCGCGAATTGGATGAGGCGGGCATCGAAGTTCGCTACAACAACCGGGTGCTCGCCGCGCAAGCCGGACGCGATGGAATCGTGGCACAACTTTCCGGAGGCGCGGAGCTTCCCTGTCGCATGGTGTTCAATGCCACCTACGCCGGTCTCAACTTGCTTACCTCCGGCTCCCGCTTGGCCTTGGTTCCGCTGAAGCACGAACTCGCCGAGATGGCGCTCATCGAGCTGCCGGACGAGCTCAAGGGCCTGTCCGTGACGATGATGTGCGGCCCGTTCTTTTCCTTCATGCCGTATCCCGCGCGGGGCCTGACCACGCTCAGCCATGTTCGCTACACGCCCCACGCGCAGTGGTTCGAAAACACCCGCACCGGGGCGAGCGATCCGTACCAGCGCTTCGAGGCCTTGGCCAAGACCTCCCATCAGGAGTTCATGCTGGCCGATGCCTCGCGTTACCTGCCCGCGCTGCGCGGTGCGACCTACCACGACTCCATCTGGGCGGTGAAGACCCTGCTGCCCCAGACGGAAACCGACGACGGCCGGCCCATCCTCTTCCAACAAGATCCGCTGCTGCCGGCCGTCGTCCACGTCATGGGCGGGAAAATCGACAACATCTTCGACGTGGAAGACGAATTGGACAAGCTGCTCGCCGCCGGGACGGCCACCGCCGCCTGA
- a CDS encoding glycosyltransferase encodes MDPNTVISIVVPLHQDASLLEQFVGDLDATLSLSFRFFEIVLVDDGSTDGTSPVVKDILKRVQRVRYLRLSRSFGREMALSAGIESAIGDYVVTLDPRADPVEQLPAMIAACRATGGVVHGIATNSVTRSAPREWIGQLFRNYCRKRLGVDIKRGVSDLRVMSRQAVNALLQVREQSRYLRVLTLTIGYHHEFFPYERRPRPGAERKSSWREEVSTAIDLLAANTRHPLRMVTAAGLFGAALNLFYAVYVVAIYLTKPNVAQGWTTLSLQQSGMFFFVCLILAVLSEYVGTILGEVRSRPLYFMAEEANSSVLLEDMVRSSIVGKSEDRA; translated from the coding sequence ATGGACCCGAACACCGTCATCAGCATCGTCGTCCCGCTCCATCAGGACGCGTCGCTGCTCGAACAATTCGTCGGTGACCTCGATGCAACGCTGTCATTGTCGTTCCGCTTCTTCGAAATCGTCCTGGTGGACGACGGCTCGACCGATGGCACCTCGCCGGTGGTGAAAGACATTCTCAAGCGAGTCCAACGCGTGCGCTACCTGCGGCTTTCCCGCAGCTTCGGCCGGGAGATGGCGCTTTCCGCCGGCATCGAGTCCGCCATCGGCGACTACGTGGTGACACTGGATCCCCGCGCCGATCCGGTGGAGCAGTTGCCAGCGATGATTGCGGCCTGCCGGGCCACGGGCGGCGTGGTCCACGGGATCGCCACCAACTCGGTCACCCGGTCGGCCCCGCGCGAATGGATCGGGCAGTTGTTCCGCAACTACTGTCGCAAGCGGCTGGGCGTCGACATCAAGCGAGGAGTATCCGACCTGCGGGTCATGAGCCGCCAGGCCGTCAATGCGCTGCTGCAAGTGCGCGAGCAGAGCCGCTACCTGCGGGTGCTGACCTTGACGATCGGCTACCATCACGAGTTCTTCCCCTACGAGCGGAGGCCACGGCCTGGTGCGGAGCGGAAGAGCTCTTGGCGCGAGGAAGTGTCCACGGCGATCGATCTGTTAGCCGCGAACACCCGCCACCCGCTGCGGATGGTGACGGCAGCCGGACTGTTCGGCGCGGCGCTGAACCTCTTCTACGCGGTCTACGTGGTGGCCATCTATCTTACCAAGCCCAACGTCGCGCAGGGCTGGACCACGCTCTCGCTGCAACAGAGCGGCATGTTCTTTTTCGTGTGCCTGATCCTCGCGGTGCTCAGCGAGTACGTCGGCACCATCCTCGGTGAAGTGCGCAGCCGTCCGCTCTATTTCATGGCGGAGGAGGCGAACAGCTCCGTGCTGCTCGAAGATATGGTGC
- a CDS encoding MBOAT family O-acyltransferase — translation MLFNSWEFLALLVATFALYYAPWSGGRHGKAWQVTVALIASVIFYGWEDPKLIGLLAISCVGNSLATGRIILHKVAGDEAKVKQWTRGAVVMNLALLGIFKYLPFIAGGLPFLPPSWVAAAQAIPLPIGISFYTFHGISMIVDVARGEVTREGDALMSKGGRFAKGIRDIGFYLLFFPQLVAGPIVKAKDFWPQIAAKRLEDIPWHQVMRALIAGYFLKVFVADNLSEQTAGLTLGPEGLAASGPLNLIPLLYAYSLQIFADFAGYSLIAIGLAAMFGYRFPINFNFPYLSTSITEFWRRWHMSLSAWLRDYLYIPLGGNRKGPGRTYVNLFLVMFLGGLWHGAEWKFALWGTLHGLLLAAERLWGRRKGEGDKGQATGTTTPPTAAGLLGSVCAWFFTFHAVTLLWLTFLMPDMASIAAFFKGILSGKTGFSGPPAFSLFFYGTAVVLYHAWGWLREHREVLAAKLLRSPLEPVLHGVMLFLIITNPGAPRGFIYFQF, via the coding sequence ATGCTTTTCAATTCCTGGGAGTTCCTCGCTCTCCTCGTCGCGACCTTCGCGCTCTACTATGCGCCTTGGTCGGGTGGCCGGCACGGGAAGGCATGGCAGGTCACGGTCGCGTTGATCGCCAGCGTGATCTTCTACGGCTGGGAAGATCCGAAACTCATTGGCCTGCTCGCCATCTCGTGTGTCGGCAACAGCCTCGCCACCGGCCGCATCATTCTCCACAAGGTCGCCGGCGATGAGGCCAAGGTGAAGCAATGGACCCGGGGCGCCGTGGTGATGAACCTCGCGCTGCTGGGCATCTTCAAATACCTGCCTTTCATAGCCGGAGGGCTGCCATTCCTCCCGCCATCATGGGTCGCCGCGGCCCAGGCCATCCCGCTGCCGATCGGCATCTCCTTCTACACCTTCCACGGCATCAGCATGATCGTGGATGTCGCCCGCGGCGAAGTGACCCGCGAGGGTGACGCGCTGATGTCAAAGGGGGGCCGCTTCGCGAAAGGAATCCGCGACATCGGCTTCTACCTGCTCTTCTTCCCGCAGCTCGTCGCCGGCCCCATCGTCAAGGCGAAGGACTTCTGGCCGCAGATCGCCGCGAAGCGCCTGGAAGACATCCCATGGCACCAGGTGATGCGGGCGTTGATCGCCGGCTACTTCCTGAAGGTCTTCGTAGCGGACAATCTCTCCGAGCAAACGGCGGGCCTGACACTGGGGCCGGAAGGCCTGGCGGCATCCGGCCCGCTCAACCTGATCCCGCTGCTCTACGCCTACTCGCTGCAGATCTTCGCCGACTTCGCGGGCTACTCGCTCATCGCGATCGGGCTGGCGGCGATGTTCGGCTACCGCTTCCCGATCAACTTCAACTTCCCGTATCTCTCGACCAGCATCACCGAGTTCTGGCGGCGCTGGCACATGTCGCTGTCCGCGTGGCTGCGCGACTACCTCTACATCCCGCTCGGGGGAAATCGCAAGGGACCGGGACGGACCTATGTGAATCTCTTCCTGGTCATGTTCCTCGGCGGACTATGGCACGGGGCGGAGTGGAAATTCGCCCTGTGGGGCACGCTGCACGGACTGCTGCTAGCAGCGGAGCGGCTGTGGGGAAGAAGGAAGGGAGAAGGAGATAAAGGACAAGCGACCGGAACCACCACCCCGCCAACTGCCGCCGGTCTTCTGGGCAGCGTGTGCGCGTGGTTCTTCACCTTCCACGCCGTCACTCTGCTGTGGCTGACCTTCCTGATGCCCGACATGGCGAGCATCGCCGCTTTCTTCAAAGGTATCCTGAGTGGCAAGACGGGATTCTCCGGACCGCCGGCATTTTCACTCTTCTTCTATGGTACCGCAGTGGTGCTCTACCACGCGTGGGGCTGGCTACGGGAGCACCGTGAAGTGCTCGCCGCCAAACTGCTCCGCTCGCCGCTCGAGCCGGTGCTGCACGGCGTGATGCTCTTCCTCATCATCACGAATCCCGGGGCTCCACGGGGCTTCATCTACTTCCAGTTCTAA